A DNA window from Acinetobacter sp. 10FS3-1 contains the following coding sequences:
- a CDS encoding tyrosine-type recombinase/integrase — translation MSSRNKKISKKLYAEDRRQLQRNELEKNLRADAEHELRQYFDEQKFSTEDLIQAYPAIYEFIKRKAPNLAWNKYAHEFFRTYIKDLNKSNNLDLPLPYLTFEMKRDEPIFTLDWIQAGHEIDIILEKLWHYWILAQDSSTFSDEEIIANILLCSMLYGGLSQTATLNALLEHLKNPVKIQKICDLNIIFLEPFSPSYGDLFVDEKTIRKSRNFVPDQLTQLWLIHFNTRQIRDISLDVDAYLHLIFQKIKHPYTQKTFKFLRDYANFNWVQLHNADIDPALSQCLLENTLTCGLSEHEFENFAFPKLKTQLSDEIEQNVSSTAKALPDLNTSEAVENIIFIHKNLLKIIRTPSTEHPIAELIIDFCLLHQEQFNKFSKRIILWLISLYRPNSEQIKKLSATFDFDTTQYTKASQDNQKLADSSIYTYYTRIAEPFLTHALQYVDADDDINDLLNKIYQQIISNTRLADEADQPEFKKSKDQTIRMLKRFHTFQQIVFQAEDFELEFIASQSRPRARIIGHTAFQVILKKLNQFLHDQSISDHQYRLLKIIYILAYRTGMRINEILGLRVKDIEGLDQFSIWVQPYGSKKQGNQHLLKTDSAERIVPAYALLKDDEYQFFSDFIVEKRLENKKSLYLFSNLNENKKLNKHTVTVPLKLILNQVFKEHHYSFHSFRHTAANHLSLLLNCEYAPLVQELTDYSENEYEKIRTELLQNQHGQNHWFVIAHLLGHIEPVETFKSYIHLSYLIAGQKLLKHHPDMPNELAKKIIGYNATFKNLKITTDEEDFNFEKNQVVLATILLNDQTNWLQSNATDILNELSVQTNQPHDFFAFFAGTEDSKISLQRFYETLNLLETTHDPKSAAQRICLPEELVNYWYENALNLADIKSKKGNPRLFSIDSSTLLKPAMLDTAEELHAVTYFFEHLQKITRKNPIQIEFILNVFLSRVTASHTGIHYRWKDINQLEHFYSQVKALFPAKFWHLLGQDLQTKLDAKQQPQLFKLAKASTDKHPSTQEEFPRLQLYSVKDGHALAAFKFCLHLACIGRPRSLELKAEGLKITTCC, via the coding sequence ATGTCCTCACGCAATAAAAAAATCTCAAAAAAACTCTATGCAGAAGACAGACGTCAACTTCAACGTAATGAATTAGAAAAGAATCTACGAGCTGATGCAGAACATGAGCTCCGCCAATACTTTGATGAACAAAAATTCTCAACTGAAGACTTAATTCAAGCTTATCCTGCGATTTATGAGTTTATTAAACGTAAAGCACCAAATTTGGCTTGGAATAAATATGCACATGAATTCTTCCGAACATATATCAAAGACCTCAATAAGAGCAATAACCTAGACCTCCCACTACCTTATCTTACCTTCGAGATGAAACGTGATGAACCAATTTTCACTTTGGATTGGATCCAGGCCGGTCATGAAATTGACATCATCCTCGAAAAACTGTGGCACTACTGGATTCTTGCTCAAGATAGCTCGACGTTTTCTGATGAAGAAATTATTGCAAATATTCTGCTTTGCTCAATGCTATATGGTGGACTAAGTCAAACAGCAACATTAAATGCATTACTTGAACATTTAAAGAATCCCGTAAAAATCCAAAAAATTTGCGATTTAAATATCATCTTTTTAGAGCCATTTTCTCCAAGCTATGGCGATCTATTTGTCGATGAGAAAACAATTCGAAAATCGCGTAATTTTGTTCCAGATCAACTCACACAACTTTGGCTCATTCATTTCAACACAAGGCAAATTCGTGACATCAGTCTAGACGTGGATGCTTATCTACACCTCATTTTTCAAAAAATAAAACATCCATACACCCAAAAGACTTTCAAATTTCTACGTGACTACGCCAATTTTAATTGGGTACAACTGCACAATGCAGATATTGATCCTGCCCTCTCACAATGTTTGTTAGAAAACACGCTCACGTGTGGTTTATCTGAACATGAGTTTGAAAATTTTGCATTCCCAAAACTCAAAACTCAATTAAGTGATGAAATCGAACAAAATGTCTCTTCTACCGCCAAAGCCCTACCAGATCTCAATACGTCTGAAGCAGTAGAAAATATCATATTTATTCATAAAAACTTGCTGAAAATTATTCGCACACCATCAACGGAACACCCCATTGCTGAACTTATTATTGATTTTTGCCTGCTTCACCAAGAGCAGTTTAATAAGTTTTCTAAGCGTATTATCTTATGGCTCATCAGTCTGTATCGACCAAATTCAGAGCAAATAAAAAAATTATCAGCCACTTTTGATTTTGATACAACTCAGTACACGAAGGCATCTCAAGACAATCAAAAACTCGCAGATAGTTCAATCTATACATATTACACCCGGATTGCAGAACCGTTTTTAACTCATGCCTTGCAATACGTCGATGCCGATGATGACATTAATGATCTACTGAACAAAATCTATCAACAAATCATTAGCAATACACGACTTGCTGATGAAGCAGATCAACCTGAGTTTAAAAAATCTAAAGACCAAACGATCCGCATGTTGAAACGTTTTCACACCTTCCAGCAAATTGTTTTTCAAGCAGAAGATTTCGAACTTGAATTTATTGCATCGCAAAGTCGACCACGGGCACGCATCATAGGTCACACAGCCTTCCAAGTCATATTAAAGAAGTTAAATCAGTTCTTACATGATCAATCCATCTCAGACCATCAATATAGATTATTAAAAATCATTTATATTTTAGCTTACCGAACTGGTATGCGTATCAATGAAATACTGGGATTACGTGTAAAAGATATCGAGGGTTTAGATCAATTTTCTATCTGGGTTCAACCTTATGGTTCAAAAAAACAAGGGAATCAACATCTGCTCAAAACTGATAGTGCGGAACGGATTGTGCCTGCCTACGCTTTGCTTAAAGATGATGAGTACCAATTCTTTAGCGATTTTATTGTTGAAAAACGTTTAGAGAATAAGAAAAGTCTATATTTATTCAGCAACTTGAATGAAAATAAAAAACTGAATAAACACACTGTCACTGTGCCCCTAAAACTGATATTGAATCAGGTCTTTAAAGAGCATCATTACTCCTTTCACTCTTTTCGTCACACGGCAGCGAATCATTTATCGCTTTTACTGAACTGTGAATATGCACCACTTGTGCAAGAGCTGACTGACTATAGTGAAAACGAATATGAAAAAATTCGAACTGAACTTCTTCAAAATCAACATGGACAAAACCATTGGTTTGTTATCGCCCATCTTTTAGGGCATATAGAACCCGTTGAAACTTTCAAAAGTTATATTCACTTAAGTTATCTCATTGCTGGTCAAAAACTACTGAAACATCATCCAGATATGCCAAATGAACTGGCTAAAAAAATCATAGGCTACAATGCAACGTTTAAAAATTTGAAAATAACAACGGATGAAGAAGACTTTAATTTTGAGAAAAATCAGGTAGTTCTAGCAACTATATTATTGAACGATCAAACAAACTGGCTCCAAAGTAATGCTACTGACATTCTTAACGAACTGTCAGTACAAACAAATCAACCCCATGACTTTTTTGCTTTCTTCGCCGGCACAGAAGATTCTAAAATTTCACTTCAACGCTTTTATGAAACACTCAACTTATTAGAGACTACTCACGATCCTAAAAGTGCAGCTCAACGTATATGCTTACCAGAAGAGCTCGTAAATTATTGGTATGAAAATGCCCTAAATTTAGCAGACATTAAATCAAAAAAAGGGAATCCTCGTTTATTTAGTATTGATAGCTCAACCCTTTTAAAGCCAGCGATGCTTGATACCGCTGAAGAGCTTCACGCTGTGACTTATTTTTTTGAACATCTACAGAAAATAACTCGCAAAAATCCAATACAAATTGAATTCATTTTGAATGTATTTTTGAGTCGAGTGACCGCATCACACACAGGTATCCATTATCGCTGGAAGGATATCAATCAACTCGAACATTTTTACTCCCAGGTTAAGGCTTTATTTCCTGCCAAATTTTGGCACTTACTTGGACAAGATTTGCAAACAAAGTTAGATGCTAAACAACAGCCTCAACTATTCAAATTAGCAAAAGCATCAACAGATAAACATCCATCAACTCAAGAGGAATTTCCTCGTCTACAACTCTACTCAGTAAAAGATGGTCATGCTCTTGCTGCATTTAAATTTTGCTTACATCTAGCATGTATCGGCAGACCTCGATCTCTTGAACTTAAAGCTGAAGGTCTAAAAATAACCACATGCTGTTAA